One window of the Leptotrichia hongkongensis genome contains the following:
- a CDS encoding chromate transporter — MNLAILLILFFVFFKIGLFSFGGGYAILPLIQADVVDLHKWVNVQQFTDIVAISQVTPGPISLNAATYVGYLIGNKVGFWDAFVMGTVATIGLILPSVIVMSFFSKFYLKFQDNKYMDNAFAGLKIVVVGLILAAAIMLIDKNNFIDWKSVVIFIVSVTLVLKWKVNPILLTVIAAIAGIIIY, encoded by the coding sequence ATTTTTTAAAATAGGATTGTTCAGTTTTGGTGGTGGATATGCAATTTTACCGCTTATTCAGGCAGATGTTGTAGATTTACATAAATGGGTAAATGTACAGCAATTTACAGATATTGTAGCAATTTCACAAGTAACACCGGGACCAATTTCATTAAATGCTGCAACTTATGTTGGATATTTGATTGGAAATAAAGTGGGATTTTGGGATGCATTTGTAATGGGGACAGTTGCAACAATAGGACTGATTCTTCCATCAGTCATTGTAATGTCATTTTTTAGTAAATTTTATTTGAAGTTTCAGGATAATAAATATATGGATAATGCGTTTGCAGGCTTAAAAATTGTTGTTGTCGGATTAATTCTAGCGGCAGCTATAATGCTGATTGATAAAAATAATTTTATAGACTGGAAAAGTGTGGTGATATTCATTGTTTCTGTGACACTTGTGCTAAAATGGAAAGTAAATCCAATATTACTCACAGTAATTGCAGCAATTGCAGGAATAATAATTTACTAA
- a CDS encoding tetratricopeptide repeat protein has translation MKKKYTIAVLILILVFSCGKKDKKTQNSQSKPKIENIQDDKLKELTKKAEKGDVSAQTELGEMYLHGNGVKVDYKKSMEWSKKAAEKGSYRAMTNIGILYFDGLGVEKDYKKAFDSFSKATDGGDTKGPRYLGIMSEKGLGVKKSLDDAAFYYEIGDSSGDLTSRYNLGKIHEKVGDYARSIELYKKTDERMDKITAPMYEALGDLYAAGKGVEKNTKEAKEWYEKAVKSGSQEAQDKIAKLK, from the coding sequence ATGAAAAAAAAATATACTATTGCAGTATTAATACTGATTTTAGTATTTAGCTGTGGTAAAAAAGATAAAAAGACACAAAATTCTCAAAGCAAGCCGAAGATTGAAAATATACAGGATGATAAGCTTAAGGAATTAACGAAAAAAGCTGAAAAAGGAGATGTGTCGGCACAGACTGAACTTGGAGAAATGTATCTTCATGGAAATGGAGTAAAAGTAGATTACAAAAAATCTATGGAGTGGAGTAAAAAAGCTGCTGAAAAAGGAAGCTACCGTGCAATGACTAACATCGGAATTCTTTATTTTGACGGACTTGGTGTAGAAAAAGACTATAAAAAGGCTTTTGATTCATTTTCAAAGGCGACAGATGGTGGAGATACGAAAGGACCAAGATACTTAGGGATAATGTCTGAAAAAGGACTTGGCGTGAAAAAAAGCCTTGATGATGCCGCATTTTACTATGAAATTGGAGATAGCAGCGGAGACTTGACGTCACGATACAATCTCGGTAAAATTCATGAAAAAGTAGGAGATTATGCAAGATCAATAGAACTTTACAAAAAAACAGATGAAAGAATGGATAAAATTACAGCTCCAATGTACGAAGCACTTGGAGATTTATATGCAGCTGGAAAAGGTGTAGAAAAAAATACAAAAGAAGCTAAGGAATGGTATGAAAAAGCTGTAAAATCTGGAAGTCAGGAAGCTCAAGATAAAATAGCGAAATTAAAATAG
- a CDS encoding tetratricopeptide repeat protein: MLETLIFREIRYNENNEQLLKENLEKIKENPDDVEVLKTLASIYHALKENDKAIDIYEKLVKLKPEEIETRAFLGYLYYENEELDKAEENFNKALDVSTEDEPFILFLLGNIYSRKGKISEAVDCYELAIFLDFDMYVAHIDFARKYEHMGRHQKALEEYRAAFRIDSRDEGLIEKINYIENKCKNSEDEDKKVNFSGVNLGIV, from the coding sequence ATGTTAGAAACATTGATTTTTAGAGAAATAAGATATAATGAAAATAATGAGCAGCTTCTCAAGGAAAATTTAGAAAAAATAAAAGAAAATCCTGATGATGTGGAAGTATTAAAAACATTAGCTTCCATCTATCACGCACTAAAAGAAAATGATAAAGCAATTGATATTTATGAAAAATTGGTAAAATTAAAGCCTGAAGAAATAGAAACAAGAGCATTTCTAGGTTATTTGTACTATGAAAATGAAGAACTTGATAAAGCTGAAGAAAACTTTAATAAGGCACTTGATGTAAGCACAGAGGATGAACCATTTATATTGTTTCTTTTGGGAAATATTTATTCAAGAAAAGGTAAAATCTCAGAAGCGGTTGACTGTTATGAGCTTGCTATATTCCTTGATTTTGATATGTATGTTGCACATATCGATTTTGCTAGAAAATATGAACATATGGGACGGCACCAAAAGGCACTTGAAGAATACAGAGCAGCTTTTAGAATTGATTCAAGGGATGAAGGACTTATTGAAAAAATAAATTACATTGAAAATAAATGTAAAAATTCAGAAGATGAAGATAAAAAAGTAAATTTTTCAGGAGTAAATTTAGGAATTGTTTAA
- a CDS encoding tRNA lysidine(34) synthetase translates to MVNLVCEAILPDCPMKDVEEIEKSIMTIYKKSIWAKFLKAISDFDMIQDGDKIAIGVSGGKDSLLLVKLFQELKKDKRKNFEFKAVSLNPGFRNSDLDNFKNNLDKLNIDCEIINTNIWEIANEKAKDYPCFLCAKMRRGILYTQVEELGFNKLTLGHHFDDVIETTLINMLYAGTMKTMTPKVPSTSGKLELIRPLIYVKEADIIDYTKTNGIRAMNCGCTIEAGKTSSKRREVKNLLAELEEKNPGVKQSVFNSMKNINLDYVFGYTGGKETE, encoded by the coding sequence GTGGTAAATTTAGTATGTGAGGCTATTCTTCCGGATTGTCCGATGAAGGATGTGGAAGAAATTGAAAAAAGTATAATGACAATCTATAAAAAGAGTATATGGGCAAAATTTTTGAAGGCAATTAGTGATTTTGATATGATACAGGATGGGGACAAGATTGCGATTGGAGTTTCTGGCGGAAAAGACAGTTTGCTTTTAGTAAAGCTGTTTCAGGAATTGAAGAAAGACAAACGGAAAAATTTTGAATTTAAGGCAGTTAGCTTAAATCCTGGTTTTAGAAATTCTGATTTGGATAATTTTAAAAATAATTTGGATAAGTTAAATATTGACTGTGAGATTATTAATACGAATATTTGGGAAATTGCAAATGAAAAGGCAAAGGACTATCCGTGCTTTTTATGTGCTAAAATGCGACGTGGAATTTTGTATACGCAAGTAGAGGAACTTGGATTTAATAAATTGACGCTTGGTCATCATTTTGATGATGTAATTGAAACAACTCTTATAAACATGCTTTATGCAGGAACAATGAAGACAATGACTCCAAAAGTTCCATCAACTTCTGGAAAATTAGAACTAATTCGACCATTAATCTATGTAAAGGAAGCTGACATAATTGATTACACAAAAACAAACGGAATCCGTGCGATGAACTGCGGATGTACAATCGAAGCTGGAAAAACTTCAAGTAAACGTAGGGAAGTAAAAAATTTATTAGCCGAACTTGAAGAAAAAAATCCAGGAGTAAAGCAAAGTGTATTTAATTCAATGAAAAATATAAATCTGGATTATGTTTTTGGATATACAGGCGGTAAGGAAACTGAATAA
- the treC gene encoding alpha,alpha-phosphotrehalase: MKKNFDQKWWHKSVVYQIYPKSFNDTTGSGEGDIRGIIEKLDYLKELGVEVIWITPMYKSPQNDNGYDISDYYDIDPNYGTMADFEEMLTEAHKRNLKIVMDIVVNHSSTENEWFKKSEAGDPEYKDFYIWKDAVDGKEPTNWQSKFGGNAWQYSEKRGQYYLHLFDVTQADLNWENENVRKKVYEMIKLWLNKGVDGFRLDVINLISKDQRFLSDDGSDTRFFPDGRRFYTDGPRIHEFLKEMNKEAFGGGELITVGEMSSTSLDNCIRYSNPDEKELSMAFSFHHLKVDYPNGEKWVKAPFNFVELKKILSKWQIGMYEGNGWNATFWNNHDQPRALSRFGNDKEYHNESAKMLATVLHGLQGTPYIYQGEEFGMTNPYFDEISKYRDIESTNNYKILLDKGHSEKEAIEILMQKSRDNSRTPVQWNDSENAGFTTGTPWIGVPENYKKINAEAALKDKNSIFYHYKKLIDLRRNEELMITGKYEDIDLKNQSVYAYKRVGENGELVVISNFYEPEVEFELERNGVTGLENAQVLLSNYETAPEIKDGKIILKPYEAIIFKK, translated from the coding sequence ATGAAAAAAAATTTCGATCAAAAATGGTGGCATAAATCAGTAGTTTATCAAATTTATCCAAAGAGCTTTAATGATACGACTGGAAGTGGAGAAGGAGATATAAGGGGAATTATTGAGAAACTTGATTATTTGAAGGAACTTGGAGTGGAAGTAATCTGGATTACTCCAATGTATAAATCTCCACAAAATGACAATGGATATGATATAAGTGATTATTATGACATTGATCCTAATTACGGGACAATGGCAGATTTTGAGGAAATGCTGACAGAAGCACATAAAAGAAATTTAAAAATAGTTATGGATATTGTTGTAAATCACTCTTCTACTGAAAATGAATGGTTTAAAAAGTCTGAAGCAGGAGATCCTGAATATAAGGATTTTTACATATGGAAAGATGCAGTTGATGGAAAAGAGCCTACAAACTGGCAATCAAAATTTGGAGGAAATGCCTGGCAATATTCAGAAAAAAGAGGACAGTATTACCTTCACTTGTTTGATGTTACGCAAGCTGATTTAAACTGGGAAAATGAAAATGTAAGAAAAAAGGTATATGAAATGATAAAATTATGGCTGAATAAAGGCGTGGATGGATTTAGGCTGGATGTTATAAATCTTATATCAAAGGATCAGAGATTTTTAAGTGATGATGGAAGTGATACAAGATTTTTTCCTGACGGAAGAAGATTTTATACAGACGGACCTAGAATTCACGAATTTTTGAAGGAAATGAATAAAGAAGCCTTTGGAGGAGGAGAGCTTATTACGGTTGGAGAAATGTCTTCTACAAGCCTTGATAACTGTATCAGATATTCAAATCCTGATGAAAAGGAATTATCAATGGCATTTTCATTCCATCATTTAAAAGTAGATTATCCAAATGGGGAAAAATGGGTAAAAGCACCGTTTAACTTTGTAGAGTTAAAAAAAATATTGTCTAAATGGCAAATTGGAATGTATGAAGGAAATGGATGGAATGCGACTTTCTGGAATAATCACGATCAGCCAAGAGCATTGTCAAGATTTGGAAATGATAAGGAATATCATAATGAGTCGGCTAAAATGCTTGCCACAGTTCTTCATGGATTACAGGGAACACCTTACATTTATCAAGGGGAAGAATTTGGAATGACAAATCCATATTTTGATGAGATTAGTAAATATCGTGATATAGAATCAACCAATAATTACAAAATTTTATTGGATAAAGGACATTCTGAAAAAGAAGCTATTGAAATTTTAATGCAAAAATCAAGAGATAATTCCAGAACGCCTGTTCAATGGAATGATTCTGAAAATGCAGGATTTACAACTGGAACTCCATGGATTGGAGTGCCTGAAAATTATAAAAAAATTAATGCTGAAGCGGCTTTAAAAGATAAAAATTCAATATTCTATCATTACAAAAAATTAATTGATTTAAGAAGAAATGAAGAATTAATGATAACAGGAAAATATGAAGACATTGATTTGAAAAACCAAAGTGTTTATGCCTACAAACGTGTTGGAGAAAATGGAGAATTAGTTGTAATCAGTAATTTCTATGAACCTGAAGTGGAATTCGAATTGGAAAGAAATGGAGTTACAGGACTGGAAAATGCTCAAGTTTTATTATCAAACTATGAAACGGCGCCTGAAATCAAAGATGGAAAAATTATTTTAAAGCCTTATGAAGCGATTATTTTTAAAAAATAA
- a CDS encoding molybdopterin-binding protein → MKTEIICVGTELLVGDIVNTNAQYISAKLTNIGIDLYYQTTVGDNYGRLMECIENAFKRVDLVITTGGLGPTIDDITKEVVADYFGEELEVIEKYYDFIVKKYNERGFGEVASGGIKEASILKNSKLLDNEVGLAPGFFYEKDNKKIIVLPGPPREMAWMVDNQVLPLLKQYSNDILLMKTLEIRGVPEGKIDDRLKDYFEMSNPTVAPYAKDGCVHVRIAMKGDRGSTDYLIAEIDKILNEIMEIYPQASEIKEK, encoded by the coding sequence ATGAAAACAGAAATTATATGCGTTGGAACAGAATTATTAGTCGGAGATATTGTGAATACAAATGCACAGTATATTTCAGCAAAACTTACAAATATTGGGATTGACTTGTATTATCAGACTACCGTTGGGGATAATTATGGAAGGCTTATGGAGTGTATCGAAAATGCTTTTAAAAGGGTTGATTTAGTAATTACTACTGGAGGTCTTGGACCTACAATTGATGATATTACAAAGGAAGTTGTAGCTGATTATTTTGGAGAAGAGTTAGAAGTAATTGAGAAATACTATGACTTTATTGTAAAAAAATACAATGAAAGAGGTTTTGGAGAAGTAGCTTCTGGTGGGATAAAAGAAGCTTCAATTTTAAAAAATTCAAAATTACTTGATAACGAAGTTGGGCTTGCACCAGGATTTTTTTATGAAAAAGATAATAAAAAAATAATAGTATTGCCAGGACCTCCTAGAGAAATGGCTTGGATGGTAGATAATCAAGTTCTACCACTTTTAAAGCAATATTCAAATGATATTTTACTAATGAAAACTCTTGAAATAAGGGGAGTTCCAGAAGGGAAAATTGATGACAGGCTAAAAGATTATTTTGAAATGTCAAATCCAACTGTTGCTCCATATGCGAAAGATGGTTGTGTTCATGTAAGAATTGCCATGAAAGGTGATAGAGGGAGTACAGATTATTTGATTGCTGAAATTGATAAGATTTTGAATGAAATTATGGAAATCTATCCTCAAGCGTCAGAAATTAAAGAAAAGTGA
- the pnp gene encoding polyribonucleotide nucleotidyltransferase produces MFEEKIYGFNLGNQKIKISTGKIARQAGGSVVVQCGGTVLLVTATRSKDVREGQDFFPLTVDYIEKFYASGKFPGGFIKRETKPGTDEILISRLIDRPIRPLFPEGFLNAVHIVVTVLSYDEVNYPENLATIGVSTALGLSDIPFAGTVAGVTVGYINGEYILNPTGEQLLESEIQLSVAGTKDAVTMVEAGAKEVSEEVMLEAIMFGHERIKEICAEQDKFLAQFEIQKYEFEKKEVDPEIKEFIDSFENEVEKAIMTPGKLEKYEAIDNLEIELFEKYVEKLENEDKEIDDTLEKEFKKYYRDVEKRLVRDAILYKQYRADGRQTTEIRPIDVEIDTLPVPHGSALFTRGETQALVVATLGSKEDEQIIDGMEDETRKKFFLHYNFPPYSVGEAGFMRAPGRRELGHGNLAERALKYVMPDTEKFPYTVRLISEITESNGSSSQASICGGSLALMAAGVPIKSTVAGIAMGLIKEGDTFTVLTDIQGLEDHLGDMDFKVAGTKNGITAIQMDIKIEGITREIMEIALRQALEGRLFIIDKMEAVISEPRAQVAENAPKIEIIKINPDKIAGLIGPGGKVIRAIIDETGVSIDIEDDGTVSIFGKESENMKKALELVKRQTQSVELNEIYDGKVTKLMKFGAFVEVLPGKEGLLHISEISNKRVEKTEDALKEGQNVRVKVISMESEDKFNLSMKALQQ; encoded by the coding sequence ATGTTTGAAGAGAAAATTTATGGTTTTAATTTAGGAAACCAGAAAATTAAAATAAGTACAGGGAAAATTGCACGTCAAGCTGGGGGATCTGTTGTTGTTCAATGTGGAGGAACTGTGCTTTTGGTTACAGCGACTAGAAGTAAGGATGTTAGGGAAGGGCAAGATTTTTTCCCTTTAACAGTTGATTATATCGAAAAATTTTATGCATCTGGAAAATTTCCAGGCGGGTTTATAAAAAGGGAAACTAAGCCAGGAACTGATGAAATTTTGATTTCAAGATTGATTGACAGACCAATTAGACCTTTATTTCCAGAAGGATTTTTGAATGCAGTACACATTGTAGTTACAGTGCTTTCGTATGATGAAGTGAATTATCCTGAAAATCTTGCTACAATTGGAGTTTCTACTGCTTTAGGATTATCAGATATTCCATTTGCAGGAACTGTGGCTGGAGTTACAGTTGGGTACATTAATGGAGAATACATCTTAAATCCAACAGGAGAGCAATTATTAGAAAGTGAAATTCAATTATCTGTTGCAGGAACAAAAGACGCTGTAACAATGGTAGAAGCTGGAGCTAAGGAAGTTTCTGAGGAAGTTATGCTGGAAGCAATTATGTTTGGGCATGAAAGAATTAAGGAAATTTGTGCTGAACAGGATAAATTCCTTGCACAATTTGAAATTCAGAAATATGAATTTGAGAAAAAAGAAGTAGATCCTGAAATTAAGGAATTTATTGACAGTTTTGAAAATGAAGTTGAAAAAGCAATAATGACTCCAGGAAAACTTGAAAAATATGAAGCAATTGACAATTTGGAAATAGAGCTTTTTGAAAAATATGTTGAAAAGCTTGAAAATGAAGATAAGGAAATTGATGACACTCTTGAAAAAGAATTTAAAAAATATTATAGAGATGTAGAAAAAAGACTTGTCAGGGATGCTATTTTGTATAAACAATACCGTGCTGACGGACGTCAAACTACTGAAATCCGTCCAATTGATGTAGAAATTGATACGCTTCCAGTACCTCATGGATCTGCATTGTTCACACGTGGGGAAACACAGGCATTAGTTGTTGCAACACTTGGAAGTAAGGAAGATGAGCAAATTATTGACGGAATGGAAGATGAAACACGTAAAAAATTCTTCTTGCACTATAACTTCCCGCCATATTCAGTTGGAGAAGCAGGATTTATGAGAGCTCCTGGAAGACGTGAACTAGGACATGGGAATTTGGCTGAAAGAGCGTTAAAATATGTTATGCCAGATACAGAAAAATTCCCGTATACAGTAAGACTTATTTCTGAAATTACAGAATCAAATGGTTCATCATCACAGGCTTCAATTTGTGGAGGGTCTCTTGCGTTAATGGCAGCTGGAGTACCAATAAAATCTACAGTTGCAGGAATTGCTATGGGTCTTATAAAAGAAGGAGATACATTTACAGTACTTACGGATATTCAAGGGCTTGAAGATCATCTTGGAGATATGGACTTTAAAGTTGCAGGTACGAAAAATGGAATTACTGCAATTCAAATGGATATAAAAATTGAAGGAATTACAAGAGAAATAATGGAAATTGCTTTAAGACAGGCATTAGAAGGAAGATTATTCATCATTGATAAAATGGAAGCAGTAATTAGTGAGCCAAGAGCTCAGGTTGCTGAAAATGCGCCAAAAATTGAGATTATTAAGATTAATCCTGATAAAATTGCTGGACTTATCGGTCCAGGTGGAAAAGTTATTAGAGCAATTATTGATGAAACTGGAGTTTCGATAGACATTGAAGACGACGGAACCGTTTCGATTTTCGGAAAAGAATCTGAAAATATGAAAAAAGCTTTAGAACTTGTTAAAAGACAAACTCAGTCAGTTGAGTTAAATGAAATTTATGATGGAAAAGTTACAAAACTGATGAAATTTGGTGCATTTGTAGAAGTATTGCCAGGGAAAGAAGGACTTTTACATATTTCTGAAATTAGCAATAAGAGAGTGGAAAAGACTGAAGATGCATTAAAAGAAGGACAAAATGTCAGAGTCAAAGTAATTTCAATGGAAAGCGAAGATAAATTTAACTTGAGCATGAAGGCATTGCAGCAATAG
- the pgsA gene encoding CDP-diacylglycerol--glycerol-3-phosphate 3-phosphatidyltransferase, which yields MNLPNKLAILRIILVIPFVIFLSLALEVSDNTAVSMTMRVFAAIIFVGASITDYYDGKIARKYNLITNLGKLLDPLADKILVISALVTLAKFSQISLWFVIVIIFRELMITGLRSIVAAEGVVIAAESLGKWKTATQMIALTLIILIPFSFTINNILLLTPLILTVVSGVEYVIKCKNVLNK from the coding sequence ATGAATTTACCTAATAAATTAGCCATATTAAGAATAATTCTAGTTATACCATTTGTCATTTTTTTAAGTTTAGCTCTGGAAGTTTCAGATAATACAGCAGTTTCTATGACAATGAGAGTATTTGCAGCGATTATCTTTGTAGGAGCGTCTATAACAGATTATTATGATGGGAAAATTGCAAGAAAATATAACTTGATTACAAATTTAGGAAAACTGCTAGATCCTTTAGCAGATAAAATTCTTGTTATTTCGGCTTTAGTAACACTTGCAAAATTTAGTCAGATTAGCCTATGGTTTGTAATAGTTATAATATTTAGAGAATTAATGATAACAGGACTTCGTTCAATTGTAGCGGCTGAAGGGGTTGTTATTGCAGCAGAAAGTCTTGGAAAGTGGAAGACTGCTACTCAGATGATAGCACTTACACTAATAATTTTAATACCTTTCAGTTTTACAATAAATAACATTTTATTACTTACTCCACTGATATTAACAGTAGTTTCAGGAGTTGAATATGTTATAAAATGTAAAAATGTTCTAAATAAATAA
- a CDS encoding YggT family protein, giving the protein MDNVIAVILKLFDLYALLILINILGTWIDPYNQVGLFQWVRKVTEPYLRMFKIIIPIGSMNLDISAMLGLMILELIKEIFVRTVLLGSF; this is encoded by the coding sequence TTGGATAATGTTATAGCAGTGATATTAAAGCTGTTTGATTTATATGCTCTTCTTATTTTAATAAATATTTTAGGAACTTGGATTGACCCATATAATCAAGTAGGACTTTTTCAATGGGTAAGAAAAGTTACAGAGCCATATTTACGGATGTTTAAAATAATAATTCCGATAGGAAGTATGAATCTTGATATTTCGGCAATGCTAGGATTAATGATTTTGGAATTGATAAAAGAAATTTTTGTAAGAACTGTTTTACTAGGTTCATTTTAA
- a CDS encoding S1C family serine protease, with amino-acid sequence MKLKRLLTTSFMAAALTATAAVSKDTDILHDKHIVQNTNITGDMYSAQNAFAAVYEKAKDSIVNIRTKKTIVVETYNPLEAFLFGTSGRRQQRRESGSLGSGFIISSDGYMMTNNHVIDGADEIYVKLSDGHEYLAKLVGTSPEVDIAILKVNTNRTFKPLKFANSDNIKIGHWAIAFGNPLGLNSSMTVGVVGASGRSSLGIEQVENFIQTDASINQGNSGGPLLNINGDVIGVNTAIYSPNGGSVGLSFAIPSNLAENVRDSIIKKGRYERPYVGISVLDLSPELKKARKISYSTGILVQQVYPNSPAAKYGLKVNDLILEINGKPVTSAGAFIGELAAKKIGETVNLKVYSNGAEKNISMKLESFNYQKQQQRR; translated from the coding sequence ATGAAATTAAAAAGACTTTTGACTACATCTTTTATGGCGGCAGCACTTACAGCAACAGCTGCAGTTTCAAAAGATACAGATATTTTACATGATAAGCATATTGTTCAAAATACGAACATTACAGGAGATATGTATAGTGCACAAAATGCATTTGCAGCAGTTTATGAAAAAGCAAAAGACTCAATTGTAAATATTAGAACAAAGAAAACGATTGTAGTAGAAACATATAATCCACTTGAAGCATTTTTATTCGGTACATCTGGGAGAAGACAGCAAAGACGTGAATCAGGAAGTTTGGGTTCAGGATTTATAATTTCAAGTGATGGATATATGATGACAAATAATCACGTTATTGACGGAGCAGATGAAATTTATGTAAAATTATCTGATGGGCATGAATATTTGGCAAAATTAGTTGGAACATCACCAGAAGTGGATATTGCAATTTTAAAAGTAAACACAAACAGAACTTTCAAACCGCTTAAATTTGCAAATTCAGATAATATCAAAATTGGACATTGGGCGATTGCATTTGGTAATCCATTAGGATTGAACAGCTCGATGACAGTTGGAGTAGTTGGAGCTTCTGGAAGAAGTTCGCTTGGAATTGAACAAGTTGAAAACTTTATTCAGACAGATGCTTCTATTAACCAGGGAAACAGTGGTGGACCACTTCTTAATATTAATGGAGATGTTATTGGTGTAAATACTGCCATTTATTCTCCAAATGGTGGAAGTGTTGGATTAAGTTTTGCAATTCCATCAAACTTGGCTGAAAATGTAAGAGATTCAATTATAAAAAAAGGAAGATATGAACGTCCATATGTTGGAATTTCTGTATTAGACTTATCGCCTGAATTGAAGAAAGCAAGAAAAATTTCTTATTCAACAGGTATTTTAGTTCAACAAGTTTATCCAAATTCTCCAGCAGCAAAATATGGATTAAAAGTTAATGACTTAATTCTTGAAATTAACGGAAAACCTGTAACGTCAGCAGGAGCGTTTATTGGTGAGCTTGCAGCTAAGAAAATAGGAGAAACAGTTAATCTGAAAGTATATTCAAACGGAGCAGAAAAAAATATTTCAATGAAGTTAGAATCATTTAATTATCAAAAACAGCAGCAAAGAAGATAA
- a CDS encoding phosphatase PAP2 family protein produces MGVSRVYLRYHWTTDVIASVIISYFIAKFVYKKINFQQYKVQMYTKKDIKMEKSRRKRDNLGIVSYQTK; encoded by the coding sequence GTGGGTGTTAGCCGTGTCTACTTGAGATATCATTGGACAACAGATGTTATTGCTAGTGTCATTATTTCATATTTTATTGCAAAATTTGTGTATAAAAAAATTAACTTCCAGCAGTATAAAGTTCAAATGTATACTAAAAAAGATATTAAAATGGAAAAATCAAGAAGAAAAAGAGATAATTTAGGGATAGTTTCTTATCAGACCAAATAA
- a CDS encoding UTRA domain-containing protein: MSKYKEVYNDIKEKITNGTFKAREFLKSESELARKYSYSKDTIRKALSMLELDGYIQKIKGKNSMVLENGRFKNSLSNLRTSKELNQIENINIKTNLIDLRLIQGDSELMRIFEVSEEALFYRVLRTRVLDGEALEYEKTYFDKRIVPFLDKKIAESSIYDYLEKKLHLKISHSRRDIKFRYATEDEKKHMDLKDFNLVVVIESHTYLSNGTLFQYGVNLYRPDKFVFSTVAKR, translated from the coding sequence GTGAGTAAATATAAGGAAGTTTACAATGATATAAAGGAAAAGATTACAAATGGGACATTTAAGGCAAGAGAATTTTTAAAAAGCGAATCTGAACTTGCACGTAAATATTCATATTCAAAAGATACGATAAGAAAAGCCTTGTCAATGCTTGAACTGGATGGATATATTCAGAAAATTAAAGGAAAAAATTCGATGGTTCTTGAGAATGGAAGATTTAAAAATAGCCTGTCAAATTTACGTACTTCAAAGGAACTGAATCAAATTGAAAATATTAATATAAAAACCAATCTCATTGATTTGAGACTCATTCAGGGAGACTCTGAACTTATGAGAATTTTTGAAGTATCTGAAGAAGCTTTGTTTTATAGGGTTTTACGTACAAGAGTTTTGGATGGGGAAGCGCTTGAATATGAAAAGACTTACTTTGATAAGCGAATTGTACCATTTTTAGATAAAAAAATTGCAGAAAGTTCAATTTACGATTATCTTGAAAAAAAATTACATCTAAAAATATCCCATTCACGACGAGATATAAAATTTAGATATGCTACTGAAGATGAAAAAAAACATATGGATTTAAAAGACTTTAATCTAGTTGTCGTAATTGAAAGCCATACTTATCTTTCTAATGGAACATTGTTTCAGTATGGCGTAAATTTATATAGGCCAGATAAATTCGTTTTTTCAACAGTGGCAAAAAGATAG